The sequence gtagtttgtaccCAAACTGCAGTTGACAATTAACGTTCTTTGTGCATAATATGTGTGCTAAGTTTTCTGATTTGATCCTTTAAAAGGTTAATCTTAGGATTATAGATACATTCCCTACGACTTTTTTTTGCACATAGTTAcactaaactataattattttaaattgttatactatATGTTGTACAAGTACTTTTGCTCAAAATAAATtctgaaatgtataaaaaattaatttttactttgggTTTTGTTTAAAGTAACACCACTATACCAGTACAGAAAATGTATTTGTCACAAACAAATAAACAGTTagttgttgtaaaatataaaagtgtGTCAAGATTTACAGTCTGCATACACAGTACACAAAATAATGCaataagtaaatagtaaatacattcaaaatttattagtgtactatttttttgtaattatatttttaaaatgtatataatttgtttctttgaatttcttataatagttataatcaaaactttataaatagcatcatttttaataatttcaattttttcacaTGCCAttgaaatttaatcaatatgtcACTTTTCGCACGCGTACAGTAGGTTTGCCACCCCAACTATAtagtttatgtaatatattaagtcCATATAACTCCTATTCGCTTATATGTAATGTGGCTCAAGTTGCACAATAAATTGGACCACCTCATATACAATAAattcatacatataatacataatgtatattatttagtacctattctttaaagtttaaataaacaaaatgtatttctagATTatgaatcaaatatatatattatatagttgatttAGGGATCAGAATATTATGCAGAAAAACATGGTATGttcaataacaatatcatatattttatatgaataatctaataaagaatatttatttgatttaaaaaaaaattaaaaataaatggtcaaattaaattttaaaaatgtaattacaattacaaaaaataaaattgataaaactagtaaaaatagtaaaaatataataacctttTTATCATTAGggatatacataattatgtattcagtgctatatacaattacaatatatgtatataaataaacaatgatgTCATTTATGCTAATGGAATCTAAACTGAGGTAGCCTATCTACCTCTACTCCACCAATGATTTGATCAAAATTTTTTGACAATGCTTCTATGTTCCAGGTATTGGTGTTAGGGTTGTAAATTTCTACAGAATGTAAACAAGTAGTTCCACGTTTTCCACCAATAACATACAATAAACCATTCAATGCAAACACTcctatattcaaaatttaattttaaattaattggccatctacaaatattgttttcaaaaaagtaaGTATTATAGTCACCAGGATTGAATCGCCACAAGTGCATATCAGCAATAGATGACCAAACTCCAGTACTTGGTCTATAAGCCTCAACACTTTTAAGATGCCCTGATCCATTATTACCACCAACAACATACATAACACCATCTAAGACTCCAATACTAGCACCAAAGCGACTTACTGACATTTCTGCAACTGATGTCCAAGTATCAAGATTTGGATTATAACATTcaacagattttaaaatttctgaTCCGCTATAACCTCCTACCTACACAATTaaattacatgtattataaatttaaaattaatatacaattaataaaaatatttatttactgcatatattaaattatcgagTACACCAACACTAAAAGTACTTCTCTTGGTAGACATATTAGATATCATTCGCCATTCTTTAATACTAACATCAAAAACTTCTGCACTATTTAGACTACCAATACCATTAGATCCACCGACCTATAtaccaattaatataatagataattttatttataaattataataagaaataagttATGTAAAGGAAATACTTACagcatatatacaattatttaaaacgcCAACTCCTAAATTATATCGACAAACTAACATATCAGCCATTGGCATCCAACAGGGTgcatatgaaaataaatcaagCATTTCAACAGACCGAGAATTAGACATATAAAAACTACCCAAAGAAAACACAAATTGACTTGTCACTATTGCTAGACCAGTTGGCCTAGGGCATTCACCCACTCCAACCGCAGTCTGCCATAAGTTGGTTTTAGGGTCATACCAGTTTGCATTACACTTCATTGTTCTTTGAGATAAACTTAACATAAGAATAACCTGATGGgaataattagataaaataattgcaaagataaaataataaaaacaaaatcatactTTATATCCAGACAGTCTAGGTGTACTACGAATTGAttgtggaataataataatttcttgggTCTTaagtttatgaaaatttaaagctTCATTTACATAATctttacctaaaaatattacaattaaattatgaaattaaatttaaaacaaggaatatttgtaaaatacatacattcaGGACTATTTTTAAGAAGAGGTTCCTCAACAACTTCTTTTGTTATGTATTCTAAGGATATTAGAGGCAAACGTACATGTTCAATTAATCTAGGTAAGCTATTATACCTACAATCTAATTCATGTTTTACCCAATTAATAACACATTCAAATAcctacaacaaataaaaatataacaaaaaaaaattatataagattatttaGTGGTTGAAACTTTGTTTacttagatttatatatatttgttatatacaaTCAAAACATATGGTAAATAGAATATTGAACgagtattaaattgtattattggactttaaattgataatatactattgttgGTAAACTCAAAATGATTTTAAGTTTTCAGTTTTTTatgagataaataaatattacacatttacacatacATGTTATGAAGTTGATAGAGggttatttaatacttataaaataattttaatccttCATGGCTAAGACAAGTTTTTTAcaaccatattatttatatacccaCTTAACTgtcaataacttatttattattcagatataaaaataattatttgtgtttatcaataatatagaaACGAGAcaaccatattttaatttatttgtgaacatgttattcaaataatcaaatatacatTCTCTTAAAGACACTAATCTATAgggttataatgattatatattatacattttatatgtaagtaaataaatctttagttcaacacaataaaatactatataaacttATGAAAATTAGTTAACttactttttcttcaaatgcaACATTAAGATCATTACTTGAAATTAGATAAATCAGTTCTTCAGAAGATAAAGATAAAAACTCATCATATTTAACCACttctctaaaaataattatcgtaatttataatacattcatatacTTTAATGGcataattagataattaaatcaaatatatcttacaaaaactgttttttaatgTATGCTTCAGAACTTGACAACAATTCCATACAGTCATGTAAGTCAGCAAATGCTCTGATACTAAAACAATTTGAAGGATTCAGTTGTTTTATTAAGAACTCAACACATACATCTCTTACAAACTCTAACTGTAAGAGATTTGAAGCTGGTAACAAAACCTTGAGAAATTAACAAAAATGCATTTAGCTAAGTAAATTGAAACTAATtgaaacaaataaacataatattggtaagaaatacaatttttatttatacctggacattttttttacttatcatGATTTCACCCGTATAAATATAATCCAATAACAGCTGTAAAACAGTGGAATCCAGATATCTTATATTGACAATATCTTTATTGCTTTCATTAAAACGTGTAAACATTGCCTGAAAATATGGACTTACAGATACTAAAACAAGTTTATGTGCACATAGTACGGTACCATCGTctgtttgtaattttatatcacataaaacttcatttctaaaacaaaaaaatttgccATGAATATTTATTCTACTAGCATTTAATATCCCTCCCAACATACTCGCGGAATAATTGTAGGACTTCAAATATTCTGATCGTGTGAAAGCAATTTCTATAACTTTTTGATTCATATATTTCAGGTTTCATAAATTGATTTTGATCAGTACTACATGATGAATTTTGTATGGCATTCATCTTTTATAAGGACACACGCCTTTTAAATAAgtagattttttatatatattgattgtgtaattattaaattaaattctgcAAAGATTAAggaccaataaaataaataccatacTCACATAATAAACTGTTTAGGAATAGTGTATGTATGGAATTCAGTGCTGAATTTACTGGAAGTACAACATACTGGGTTGTACAGGATTTAGTGTTCCACAACTCACAAgggtttttaacttattatttttatttcatatttcagttattactattatcaggTTAAAATTGGAcacaacacaaaaaaataaatgtaagtctAATAGAAATAACATACCTACTTAGCAAGTCTCttttttcatcataataattatgaataacgacccttataatttaataagcacTTATATTTAACTtggtttttaagttaatttgttattgatcgaggtttagaaaaatgtaatactattatagtattataataagatcATATTTCTTAAAgcttaattatgttataacttataagtatcaactaattttaaaatattaaaatatacaattattattattattatcatcatcattttgtataaataatttgtcaattttcaaggaatttttattgtattagatGATATAGTTAGGTGACACaccacttttataataatatttagagatggtgatattgtaataaataaaatataagtaggtagtgtaatttcaatattaacgTATTTTCTTACCTATTTGTAGTTtacttcaaattaataatatcaggATACGTAAGTAATGGCTTACAAATGAATttgattagaaatattatattacaatattttatatttctataatataattaaattttaaaaactatttattcaataaaattcaaaacacaattaatttaaatactgaatGATAGATATATACCAACAATACATTGAATGTCGATACACAATAATGTCTTGCGCGAGGAGTGTATCACTACTTGGAAAAGAAATTGAGTGATGAATTATTGGAAAATTTGCAGACcatatacacagtacacacaaaTAGAATAGAGTatttatagagtatagactaatgaagatattaaaaatacctaGTAAATACACGGTCAacggttataaatattttgttgttataaatgGCAAATGActatttatacctacctataatagtataataggctaccttataatatatatatatatatatatataaattaaaataatcggagacgaaaataatttacttagtaTGTTTATAATGACAAAACAACactatatagttaatatcaGTAAGAAAAACCCGAATTTGCTTCTTAATTCTGGGGCACAGACGTTTAGAATGTAGAGGTTTAGACCCATTCTGGCTAGGTACTgcataattattagttagttaCAAGTGTCCTAGTTACCTAGTCAGGGACatgtctaaattattatttatttattttgggggGGAGGAGGAGGaagagttaaatatatttacttatacgtattttaaatgtatttatttcacttggtaataaaatattaagtaatattattatcattattttatttactcagGTCATTGCAATGAACGAATACTAGAATTCTGTGAATTGACGATTCCGAGCAAATAAGACATGTAGATCGGATATTTCTTCTGATTCTGAGATCTGAGGATAGTAAggatagtttatttattatttatataatatatttaaaaatttataaattatattatttttatgttgacaTCACATTATAGGCGCAACTATAGAGTTTTATTTTTGGGTAGGCTAAATTGATATCAGCAACCCGTGGGGGCTTTCCCCCTACACCACTAGTATTGATTATtgacattaacataaaaaaccAAAGTCCCCCCTCCTAGTTTTGCCTATGGTTGACATGTAGTTACGGTTGAtgttgaactaatttttttgtttgtccgACGACTGTATAATCTACCTATAATAGAATAGATGAGGATATACTGTCAACGGCCAACGGGCCAAATTTTTATTGGCGGGACTtgaattttcgtttttttccATATTACTATTggataaagtaatttatttcgccgttaaaaaaattgtagataagtttaattgatttttttccgaaaaaatCGTGTATGAAAACATtgtgtgtattaaatataataatatacgcacgtAAAAATTTAATGTGCCCCACGAAAATGAtctgaattataacaaaataattatgtccGTTATTTATAGCTTAAATATGTAAGTccgtctataaataaaatatacttgtatattttttagttattttggtttcagttttaaatacttattactgattagaaactttatttacaattttcaagccttagctataaaatattttataaaactttcaaTTGCGGAACATTGCAATTTTTAGtgatttttgtcaaaattttgacttaaaatagatacttattaaaataatgatagcaCGATAAACATGTTATTGCGTTCAGTCTTCTGAGTCTTCAGCTGAAGCGTTACTTTTGTCGAACACATGAGCATTGGCCACTGAGCACTTGACCAATCGGAGTTCGATAAAAGACGCGTCGGTCGTCACTTGTGCTCTCCCCAGTCCCAGTGTCTACGATCTACCTATTGGTTATTGCATGagtaaatagaaattataaaaaaaaaatgataatcatagtctaaaattattaaattatatagtattataaaattttttcattaaattgtcATGTTATTCACATGattataaattcttataaatactcaaatactgtaggtaattattaatcaataacaaattaataatcaaaatttataatagacTTTTtgagtgaataaaataaatagtaggtattattattcttttttgtttgttttatttacaataaggtACTCCTAGCTTTCGCTATCTATACCTAGAGATGTAGGATAATTAACACATTTTGGCGTGTTAAGTGCggtcattaaattattacaatttttagttaGATGATAACAATAGTTAGAATATTTCTTGAGGAATTAGGTCATGCGGGCGACGTTGTGAAGGTGGTCTGGTGTTGATGTGGTAGTGCATTGAGCCTGTTGACTTGTGGTAGGATTCGAAGAAGTTCACAGCCAAGAACTTGATGTGATCTTGAAGAGTTGGAATTTTGAAGTCTTTGTGTATACTTGAGTTCCTTACGAACCAAGGAGCGTTTGTTATCGTTCTTAAAACTTTGTTTTgggtattattattcaaaaacctATTTTGTTGTGGAGTGTACCTACACTATgtaaaaatacatcattatggaacataattttaacttaacaaaatagattttattttattttatcaatggaAAAGGTTATaggaatgaaaaattaaatatttaggttacatgagttattacataatat is a genomic window of Rhopalosiphum padi isolate XX-2018 chromosome 4, ASM2088224v1, whole genome shotgun sequence containing:
- the LOC132929373 gene encoding ring canal kelch homolog, which gives rise to MNAIQNSSCSTDQNQFMKPEIYESKSYRNCFHTIRIFEVLQLFRENEVLCDIKLQTDDGTVLCAHKLVLVSVSPYFQAMFTRFNESNKDIVNIRYLDSTVLQLLLDYIYTGEIMISKKNVQVLLPASNLLQLEFVRDVCVEFLIKQLNPSNCFSIRAFADLHDCMELLSSSEAYIKKQFLEVVKYDEFLSLSSEELIYLISSNDLNVAFEEKVFECVINWVKHELDCRYNSLPRLIEHVRLPLISLEYITKEVVEEPLLKNSPECKDYVNEALNFHKLKTQEIIIIPQSIRSTPRLSGYKVILMLSLSQRTMKCNANWYDPKTNLWQTAVGVGECPRPTGLAIVTSQFVFSLGSFYMSNSRSVEMLDLFSYAPCWMPMADMLVCRYNLGVGVLNNCIYAVGGSNGIGSLNSAEVFDVSIKEWRMISNMSTKRSTFSVGVLDNLIYAVGGYSGSEILKSVECYNPNLDTWTSVAEMSVSRFGASIGVLDGVMYVVGGNNGSGHLKSVEAYRPSTGVWSSIADMHLWRFNPGVFALNGLLYVIGGKRGTTCLHSVEIYNPNTNTWNIEALSKNFDQIIGGVEVDRLPQFRFH